DNA from Chrysiogenia bacterium:
CTCATAGTCTTCGCTCCCCATGTTGATGAGGATGACCTTCACTTCGCCGCGGTAGTCGCTGTCGATGGTTCCGGGCGAATTGGGCACGCCGATTCCGTGCTTGGCCGCCAGCCCGCTGCGCGGGCGCACCTGCGCCTCGTATCCCGGCGGCACTTCAATGGCCAGGCCCGTGGGCACCATCACCCGCGTATGGGGCGCGAGCGCCAGTGGGTTGTCCAGGCAGGCGTAGAGATCGGCGCCCGCAGCGCCGGGGGTCTGATAC
Protein-coding regions in this window:
- the dut gene encoding dUTP diphosphatase, yielding MPQIPIAVQRLHPGARLPEYQTPGAAGADLYACLDNPLALAPHTRVMVPTGLAIEVPPGYEAQVRPRSGLAAKHGIGVPNSPGTIDSDYRGEVKVILINMGSEDYEIHHGDRIAQMVIAPVVQGAFKEVENLSDTERGEGGFGSTGVRKS